One part of the Melitaea cinxia chromosome 8, ilMelCinx1.1, whole genome shotgun sequence genome encodes these proteins:
- the LOC123656012 gene encoding uncharacterized protein LOC123656012, translated as MGCFQSKKETSDLHPNVFRVINIDENGSDLCSGQLEITETDIILYREGRESTVWPLHSLRRYGFEGEIFSFESGRRCETGEGIYAFRCRRASLLFQTLQQQIQLRNVVHDTVSYPVTRLSPSPQGRQTLQASVVHRSSVDNGQPDHAGTAFNNNLSSIASNAAVPPILTQSPRSPSSADILEVMPLYPRPQAGDSHVTNVYQVRDFKREHNNNQAEVGVDNRHVYTNDFNRDLAILRNNLRQEAALNTIRDIEDETQFLGNRYVSENISNNLSNHMLSPTISNSSEHYAQLSMEQQALSRLYVNIPQNEANISENVKNDTTPTTPITPKQVEYCNLSIAVKPEVNMNTYANLMLGDIADSVKNVKSFFSTSEHTQKFSESDTFTSMSPVEELEVNYAILDIDSNKDTNIKVSRNLASPENQSYNSSKNESSASCSSQLHGKVVSQTSIEQSTVSNTPNTVPSTNIGYTTIDFDKTVALTSVAAGAELNMDSRKNRHNSCGILCGSPSSSEKNKGLN; from the exons atgggatgttttcaaagtaaaaaagaaacttCTGATTTGCATCCTAATGTTTTTCGTGTTATCAATATTGACGAGAATGGATCAGACCTGTGTTCCGGGCAACTAGAAATCACGGAaactgatattattttatacagagAAGGACGGGAATCAACAGTGTGGCCACTTCATTCCTTAAGGAGATATGGCTTCGAAGGAGAAATATTTAGCTTTGAATCAG gtaGACGATGTGAAACAGGTGAAGGTATATATGCATTTAGATGTAGAAGAGCATCTTTATTATTTCAAACActacaacaacaaatacaattaaGAAATGTTGTTCATGATACAGTTTCTTATCCTGTAACAAGGCTATCACCATCACCACAAGGACGGCAGACATTGCAAGCTAGTGTTGTTCATCGTTCTTCTGTTGATAACGGACAACCTGATCATGCAGGAACAGCTTTCAATAACAACCTTTCAAGTATTGCTTCAAATGCCGCAGTTCCTCCAATACTAACACAGTCACCTCGCTCACCATCCAGCGCTGATATATTAGAGGTAATGCCTCTGTATCCCCGCCCACAAGCTGGTGATAGTCACGTGACAAATGTGTATCAGGTAAGAGATTTTAAACGTgaacataataataatcaagCAGAAGTAGGAGTTGACAACCGACATGTGTACACTAATGATTTTAATAGAGACTTGgcaatattaagaaataatttgaGACAAGAAGCTGCTTTGAATACTATTAGAGATATTGAAGATGAAACACAGTTTCTTGGAAATAGATATGTTAgtgaaaatatatcaaataatttgTCCAACCATATGCTTTCTCCGACGATAAGTAATTCAAGTGAGCACTATGCTCAACTGAGCATGGAACAACAGGCATTATCAAGATTGTATGTTAATATTCCTCAAAATGAAGCCAATATTtcagaaaatgtaaaaaatgataCAACTCCAACAACACCAATTACTCCAAAACAAGTTGAATATTGTAACTTGTCAATTGCAGTAAAACCAGAGGTTAATATGAATACATATGCCAACTTAATGTTGGGTGATATTGCAGACagtgttaaaaatgttaagtcATTCTTTAGTACATCTGAACACACACAGAAGTTCTCTGAGTCCGATACTTTTACTTCCATGTCACCTGTCGAAGAGTTAGAAGTGAATTATGCTATATTAGACATTGATTCTAATAAAGATACAAATATTAAAGTATCTAGGAATCTTGCATCACCGGAGAATCAGTCGTATAATAGTTCTAAAAATGAAAGTTCAGCTTCATGTTCTTCACAACTGCATGGTAAAGTTGTTTCTCAAACCAGTATTGAGCAATCTACAGTATCAAACACACCCAATACAGTTCCATCAACTAACATAGGGTATACGAcaattgattttgataaaactgTTGCATTGACATCTGTGGCTGCAGGGGCAGAACTTAATATGGATAGTAGAAAAAATAGGCACAATTCTTGTGGTATCCTTTGTGGCAGTCCTAGCAGCAGCGAAAAAAATAAAGGCCTTAACTGA